One part of the Halobacteria archaeon AArc-dxtr1 genome encodes these proteins:
- a CDS encoding glutamate-1-semialdehyde 2,1-aminomutase translates to MNHDHSRELYDRALSVLPGGVNSAVRAAIEPYPFFVQKGDGGHVIDADGNRYIDWVMGLGPLLLGHDLPEEVQAAIQQKASEGPMYGTPTEVEVDLAEFVVRHVPSVEKIRFVNSGTEATVSAVRLARGYTGRNKIVVMQGGYHGAQESTLVEGDAENPRPSSAGIPQSFAEHTLPVPFNDEEAMQAVFEEHGDDIAAVLTEPILGNYGIVHPEAGYHEYLREITDEHGALLIFDEVITGFRVGGLGCAQSEFDITPDLTTFGKIVGGGFPVGAIGGRAEIIEQFAPSGPVFQAGTFSGHPVTMAAGLETLQFAAENDVYEHVNALGNQLREGLSEIVADQAPRYTVAGTDSMFKVIFTRDGTAPKNAGEVKAAETERWRRIFWGQMNDQGVFLSQNQFECQFVSYNHTEADVEETLEAYKQAL, encoded by the coding sequence ATGAACCACGACCACTCGCGTGAACTGTACGATCGGGCGCTGTCGGTGCTTCCCGGCGGTGTCAACTCGGCGGTCAGAGCGGCGATAGAACCGTATCCGTTTTTCGTCCAGAAGGGCGACGGCGGGCACGTCATCGACGCCGACGGCAACCGATACATCGACTGGGTGATGGGACTGGGCCCCCTCCTGCTGGGACACGACCTCCCCGAGGAGGTACAGGCGGCGATCCAGCAGAAGGCGAGCGAGGGGCCGATGTACGGCACACCCACCGAGGTCGAAGTCGACCTCGCAGAGTTCGTCGTCCGCCACGTGCCGAGCGTCGAGAAGATCCGGTTCGTCAACTCGGGGACCGAGGCCACCGTCTCCGCGGTTCGGCTCGCCCGCGGCTACACCGGCCGGAACAAAATCGTCGTCATGCAGGGAGGCTATCACGGCGCCCAGGAGTCGACGCTGGTCGAAGGTGACGCCGAGAACCCGCGACCGTCCTCGGCAGGGATTCCCCAGTCGTTCGCCGAGCACACGCTTCCCGTCCCGTTCAACGACGAGGAAGCGATGCAGGCGGTCTTCGAGGAACACGGCGACGACATCGCAGCCGTCCTCACCGAACCAATCCTCGGAAACTACGGCATCGTCCACCCCGAAGCGGGGTACCACGAGTATCTCCGGGAGATTACCGACGAACACGGCGCATTGCTGATCTTCGACGAGGTAATTACTGGATTTCGCGTCGGTGGCCTCGGCTGTGCCCAGAGCGAGTTCGACATTACGCCGGATCTGACGACGTTCGGCAAGATTGTCGGTGGCGGCTTCCCAGTCGGCGCGATCGGCGGTCGCGCCGAGATCATCGAACAGTTCGCCCCCTCCGGACCGGTCTTCCAGGCAGGGACGTTCTCGGGCCATCCAGTCACGATGGCCGCCGGCCTCGAGACCTTGCAGTTCGCCGCGGAGAACGACGTCTACGAGCACGTCAACGCACTCGGAAACCAGCTGCGTGAGGGACTTTCGGAGATCGTCGCTGATCAGGCGCCGCGGTACACCGTCGCCGGGACCGACAGCATGTTCAAGGTGATCTTCACTCGTGACGGAACGGCGCCGAAAAACGCTGGCGAGGTGAAAGCGGCCGAGACGGAGCGCTGGCGCCGGATATTCTGGGGGCAGATGAACGACCAGGGAGTGTTCCTCTCGCAGAATCAGTTCGAGTGTCAGTTCGTCAGCTACAACCACACCGAGGCGGACGTCGAAGAGACGCTCGAGGCCTACAAACAGGCACTATAA
- a CDS encoding IclR family transcriptional regulator: MARSKSDGIQAIDRTFGIVEALRTAEGAGVSELARAVDLPKSTVHNHLRTLERAGYVVHHGDEYRVGLKFLQLGERARRHHDLYDVARAQVDKLAEQTGEISGLMTEEHGEGVFIYRGRGAEAAHIDTAIGDRVPLHCTALGKAILAFLPADRREEIVDQHGLAEITENTITDRDELFAELETVRERQIAFDDAERLDGLRCVAAPILDQSDTVLGAISIAGPTHRMKDERFRSEFTETVLGAANVIELNIQYS; the protein is encoded by the coding sequence ATGGCACGGTCCAAATCGGACGGGATTCAGGCGATCGATCGAACGTTCGGTATCGTCGAAGCCCTCCGTACCGCTGAGGGCGCCGGAGTCTCCGAGCTGGCACGCGCTGTCGACCTGCCCAAGAGCACCGTCCACAACCATCTCCGGACGCTCGAACGGGCCGGATACGTCGTCCACCACGGCGACGAGTATCGTGTCGGGCTGAAGTTTTTACAACTCGGCGAGCGCGCCCGACGCCACCACGATCTCTATGATGTTGCCAGAGCTCAGGTCGACAAACTCGCCGAACAGACCGGTGAAATCTCGGGTCTCATGACTGAAGAGCACGGCGAGGGCGTTTTTATCTACCGCGGGCGAGGAGCGGAAGCGGCCCACATCGACACAGCGATCGGCGACCGGGTGCCGCTTCACTGTACCGCGCTGGGAAAGGCGATTCTCGCGTTCCTCCCCGCCGACCGTCGCGAGGAGATCGTCGACCAGCACGGGCTAGCCGAGATCACCGAGAACACGATCACCGACCGCGACGAACTGTTCGCCGAACTCGAGACGGTCCGGGAGCGACAGATTGCGTTCGACGATGCTGAACGACTCGACGGCCTTCGTTGTGTCGCCGCGCCGATTCTCGATCAGTCGGACACCGTTCTCGGTGCGATCAGTATTGCGGGTCCGACTCACCGGATGAAAGACGAGCGGTTCCGATCCGAGTTCACCGAGACGGTCCTGGGCGCAGCGAACGTCATTGAGCTAAACATTCAGTACTCCTGA
- a CDS encoding amidohydrolase family protein, with protein sequence MVESTADLRVSNARVVTPEGTIHGGVAATDGTIVAVGDERTLPDADREIDADGNYLLPGFIDPHVHWGLSRYEYDYHEGLEHDFETETRGAVHGGVTTVVNFLLQKEPYLPDMDFFKRAGAENSYIDFAYHAIVHQDHHVAEMEKLAEEGIRSFKVFFNWYKHASPELGIDHSDAGRVYKVLDKVSEMPGGVVMFHAENEDLAIERRKELQEEGRNDLKAWSESAPNICEAMQIEQIGRLTEYTDSRAYIVHMSTGEGVDICERFQEQGVNLHAETLPAFLSHTNDQEELGVWGKISPPLRGEESKTRLWEGIRTGVVDYVGTDHCPHKIEFKEKGEGKHGDIWDAIPGDNNGIEYLLPVMVSEGVNKNRISMERLVEVCAENNAKRWGLYPRKGALVEGSDADMVLVDLEKSAVVDDDFYHTMEPGYSTFHGEELTGLPTHTIVGGEVVVEDGELLADPGGRNYLPRGPEGVSIE encoded by the coding sequence ATGGTCGAATCGACTGCAGACCTACGAGTGTCGAATGCCCGTGTCGTCACCCCCGAGGGGACGATCCACGGTGGCGTTGCGGCGACCGACGGCACGATCGTGGCCGTCGGCGACGAACGAACCCTTCCCGACGCGGATCGCGAGATCGACGCCGACGGCAACTACCTCCTTCCGGGATTCATCGACCCCCACGTCCACTGGGGACTCTCCCGGTACGAGTACGACTATCACGAGGGGTTAGAACACGACTTCGAGACCGAGACCCGCGGGGCGGTCCACGGCGGCGTCACGACCGTCGTGAACTTCCTCCTCCAGAAGGAGCCGTATCTCCCCGATATGGACTTCTTCAAACGGGCAGGTGCGGAGAACTCCTACATCGACTTCGCCTACCACGCGATCGTCCACCAGGACCACCACGTCGCGGAGATGGAGAAGTTAGCCGAGGAGGGGATCCGCTCGTTCAAGGTCTTCTTCAACTGGTACAAACACGCCTCGCCGGAGCTGGGGATCGACCACTCCGACGCTGGCCGCGTCTACAAGGTGCTCGACAAAGTGTCGGAGATGCCAGGCGGCGTCGTGATGTTCCACGCCGAGAACGAGGATCTGGCCATCGAGCGCCGCAAGGAGCTCCAGGAGGAGGGGCGAAACGACCTCAAAGCCTGGAGCGAGTCCGCGCCGAACATCTGCGAGGCGATGCAGATCGAACAGATCGGCCGGCTGACGGAGTATACGGACTCGCGAGCGTATATCGTCCACATGAGTACGGGTGAGGGTGTCGACATCTGCGAGCGCTTCCAGGAGCAGGGAGTCAATCTCCACGCCGAAACCCTACCGGCCTTCCTCAGCCACACCAACGACCAGGAGGAGTTAGGCGTCTGGGGGAAGATCTCGCCACCGCTGCGCGGTGAGGAGAGCAAAACACGGCTCTGGGAGGGGATCCGAACCGGCGTCGTCGACTACGTCGGCACCGACCACTGTCCGCACAAAATCGAGTTCAAGGAGAAAGGCGAGGGGAAACACGGCGACATCTGGGACGCGATCCCCGGCGACAACAACGGGATCGAGTACCTCCTGCCGGTGATGGTAAGTGAGGGCGTCAACAAGAACCGGATCAGCATGGAGCGGCTGGTCGAGGTCTGTGCTGAGAACAACGCCAAGCGCTGGGGGCTGTACCCGCGCAAGGGTGCCCTCGTCGAAGGCTCTGACGCCGATATGGTCCTCGTCGACTTGGAAAAGAGCGCCGTCGTCGACGACGACTTCTATCACACGATGGAGCCGGGCTACTCGACGTTCCACGGTGAGGAACTCACTGGCCTCCCGACCCACACCATCGTTGGCGGTGAGGTCGTCGTCGAGGACGGCGAACTGCTTGCCGATCCTGGCGGCCGAAACTACCTCCCCCGAGGTCCCGAAGGCGTCTCGATCGAGTGA
- a CDS encoding (2Fe-2S)-binding protein — protein sequence MSTDSTNRTEGPVTEEITVTVNGEEVTRTVEPRLKLSDFLRYECDLRGVRVGCEHGVCGACTVQQDGDAVKSCLSYAVQADGAEIETVEGLAEEDGTLHPIQEAYHESHALQCGFCTSGFVMATKELLEENPDPSREEIQTGLADNICRCTGYQNIYEAVERAADRMEE from the coding sequence ATGAGCACCGATAGCACGAACCGGACAGAGGGACCCGTCACCGAGGAGATCACGGTGACCGTCAACGGCGAGGAGGTTACCAGAACGGTCGAACCGCGGCTCAAACTCTCCGATTTCCTGCGGTACGAGTGTGACCTTCGCGGCGTCCGCGTGGGCTGTGAGCACGGCGTCTGTGGCGCCTGTACCGTCCAGCAGGACGGAGACGCGGTCAAGAGCTGTCTCTCCTACGCGGTCCAGGCCGACGGCGCCGAGATCGAGACCGTCGAAGGGCTCGCCGAGGAAGACGGCACGCTCCACCCGATCCAGGAGGCCTACCACGAGAGCCACGCGCTCCAGTGTGGGTTCTGTACCAGCGGCTTCGTGATGGCGACGAAAGAGCTGTTAGAGGAGAATCCCGACCCCTCCCGCGAGGAGATCCAGACCGGACTTGCGGACAACATCTGTCGCTGTACCGGCTACCAGAACATCTACGAGGCAGTCGAACGCGCCGCCGACCGAATGGAGGAGTGA
- a CDS encoding xanthine dehydrogenase family protein molybdopterin-binding subunit, producing MSESQPQTPEADGEVDPGAQSEPGSEGQQFTGQGLRRVEDHRILTGEAEYIHDKTPANCVHMALVRSMHAHAEIVSIDTEAAEDHPDCELVLTAEDLKAAYNPMPTGIPEVETDDGVRPLEEWSLADGKVRFVGEPVAAVVASNRYAAEDVADLVDVEYETLDAVADGMDAREDEVVVHETVGTNVVDGERISFGDPEAAFEEADHVVSGSYSWGRISGVPLETAGVVATYDDDTDSFDIDCNIQLHTLVDDTIYETLGYDADDVRVSVPPDVGGSYGTKIAIHRYCCLAAMASKALDRPVKFEEDRIENLQGGDMHCSERDYEMRLAVDDDGRMRGLDVWFVDDFGAFPRYPVNQVLKPLSVLTNSYDIDDAVYEYELALTNKTSQTAYRGFGVDPHIYALEMIVDDAARELGMDPTELRRRNLITPDQMPYELPSKNIYDSGDYPATLDRIEEIIEDERDGGLLDPEIVEQKRSEGKYRGVQPSVIIEPGVSGSDWTNRQRSDRDSLPERSREDVDELPEHLRARLREDGTVLASLATDSSGQGHQTLVSQLLADELGVLPSEIEVDYLHSAEAPTEYGSAASRMAVMLSGATVGVAEQLIAGVEAVAADHWDVSTDAVTYRDGRVQRRGGGESADESETLTLAEIAGLESDRDAADRHTTVSYDYDHPATEHAEFDEAFAQKFPVYPTAAFGANAPIVEVDVQTGEVEILKFHTIRDCGTMLNPMIVEGQAHGGIAQGVGAALMEEFGYEDNGQPQSITLFDYLLPSIESIPEIEMEHTETPSPYTETGAKGVGEGGMIDAPAAIATSINAALEPLDVDAPADRIPVAPDHLRRQLRAARDDAE from the coding sequence ATGTCCGAATCTCAGCCACAGACACCCGAGGCGGACGGAGAGGTGGATCCCGGCGCCCAGAGCGAACCCGGCTCTGAGGGCCAGCAGTTCACCGGCCAAGGGCTGCGCCGGGTCGAAGACCACCGGATCCTCACCGGCGAGGCCGAGTACATCCACGACAAGACGCCGGCGAATTGCGTCCACATGGCGCTCGTTCGGAGCATGCACGCCCACGCGGAGATCGTCTCAATCGATACCGAGGCTGCCGAGGACCACCCCGACTGCGAGCTCGTCCTCACCGCCGAAGACCTCAAAGCGGCGTACAACCCGATGCCGACGGGCATCCCAGAAGTCGAGACCGACGACGGCGTCCGGCCGCTAGAGGAGTGGTCGCTGGCCGACGGAAAGGTCCGGTTCGTCGGGGAGCCCGTCGCCGCCGTGGTCGCCTCGAACCGGTACGCCGCCGAGGACGTCGCCGACCTGGTCGACGTCGAGTACGAGACGCTCGACGCCGTCGCCGACGGGATGGACGCACGCGAGGACGAGGTCGTCGTCCACGAGACGGTCGGAACGAACGTCGTCGACGGCGAGCGGATCAGCTTCGGCGACCCCGAAGCGGCGTTCGAAGAGGCAGATCACGTCGTCTCCGGATCGTACTCGTGGGGACGGATTTCCGGGGTCCCCCTCGAGACCGCAGGCGTCGTCGCGACCTACGACGACGACACCGACAGCTTCGACATCGACTGTAACATCCAGTTGCACACGCTCGTCGACGACACGATATACGAGACGCTGGGCTACGACGCCGACGACGTCCGGGTCTCGGTGCCGCCAGACGTCGGCGGCAGCTACGGGACGAAGATTGCCATCCACCGCTACTGCTGTCTGGCCGCGATGGCGAGCAAGGCCCTCGACCGGCCCGTGAAGTTCGAGGAGGACCGCATCGAGAACCTCCAGGGCGGAGACATGCACTGCTCGGAACGGGACTACGAGATGCGCCTGGCGGTCGACGACGACGGTCGGATGCGCGGGCTCGACGTCTGGTTCGTCGACGACTTCGGCGCCTTCCCCCGGTACCCGGTCAACCAGGTCCTCAAACCGCTATCGGTGCTGACGAACTCCTACGACATCGACGACGCCGTCTACGAGTACGAACTCGCGCTGACGAACAAGACCTCACAGACCGCCTACCGCGGCTTCGGCGTCGACCCACACATCTACGCCCTGGAGATGATCGTCGACGACGCGGCCCGCGAGCTCGGGATGGACCCCACGGAGCTGCGCCGCCGGAATCTGATCACGCCCGATCAGATGCCCTACGAGTTGCCCTCGAAGAACATCTACGACTCGGGTGACTACCCGGCGACGTTAGACCGCATCGAGGAGATCATCGAGGACGAGCGCGACGGCGGACTGTTAGATCCCGAAATCGTCGAACAGAAGCGCTCGGAGGGGAAGTACCGCGGCGTCCAGCCAAGCGTCATCATCGAGCCGGGCGTCAGCGGCTCCGACTGGACGAACCGCCAGCGCTCGGATCGAGACTCCCTCCCGGAGCGCTCACGCGAGGACGTCGACGAACTACCTGAGCACCTTCGAGCGCGCCTGCGCGAGGACGGCACCGTCCTCGCCTCGCTGGCGACCGACTCGTCCGGACAGGGCCACCAGACGCTCGTCTCCCAGCTGCTGGCCGACGAGCTCGGCGTCCTGCCCAGTGAGATCGAGGTCGACTACCTGCACAGCGCGGAGGCGCCGACGGAGTACGGCAGTGCGGCCTCCCGGATGGCAGTGATGCTCTCGGGGGCGACCGTCGGCGTCGCAGAGCAGTTGATCGCGGGCGTCGAGGCGGTCGCAGCAGACCACTGGGACGTCTCGACTGACGCGGTCACCTACCGAGACGGCCGGGTGCAGCGCCGGGGTGGTGGCGAGTCGGCAGACGAGAGCGAGACGCTCACTCTGGCCGAGATTGCCGGGCTCGAGTCTGACCGCGACGCCGCCGACCGCCACACGACCGTCAGCTACGACTACGACCACCCCGCGACCGAACATGCGGAGTTCGACGAGGCGTTCGCCCAGAAGTTCCCCGTCTACCCGACGGCGGCCTTCGGCGCGAACGCGCCCATCGTCGAAGTCGACGTCCAGACCGGCGAGGTCGAGATCCTGAAATTCCACACGATCCGGGACTGCGGAACGATGCTCAACCCGATGATCGTCGAGGGACAGGCCCACGGCGGCATCGCCCAGGGGGTCGGCGCCGCGCTGATGGAAGAGTTCGGCTACGAGGACAACGGCCAGCCCCAGTCGATCACCCTCTTCGACTACCTGCTTCCCTCCATCGAATCGATTCCCGAGATCGAGATGGAACACACCGAGACGCCCTCGCCGTACACCGAGACGGGGGCGAAAGGCGTCGGTGAGGGTGGGATGATCGACGCGCCCGCCGCGATCGCCACCTCGATCAACGCCGCGCTCGAGCCACTCGACGTCGACGCCCCCGCAGACCGGATTCCGGTCGCGCCAGACCATCTCCGGCGACAGCTCCGAGCCGCCAGAGACGACGCCGAGTAG
- a CDS encoding carbon monoxide dehydrogenase subunit G, which translates to MLEFTGENEMAQPADELWNYFTDTDVLADCAPGCKEMSLESPHEIDAVMAVGVGSVKPEFDVDVVVTRTDRPHHLEMTAVGHAPRNEFETTAEMHLEETDDGGTKVVWSATADVSGTIASLGGRALKSVTNRLVKKFFSCMEGKVEEGVEAESELEAAPEEDADLDVEAESADADAEASD; encoded by the coding sequence ATGTTAGAATTCACTGGCGAAAACGAGATGGCACAGCCTGCAGACGAACTCTGGAACTACTTTACGGACACCGACGTCCTCGCCGACTGTGCGCCGGGCTGTAAGGAGATGAGCCTCGAGTCACCCCACGAGATCGACGCCGTGATGGCGGTCGGCGTCGGCAGCGTCAAACCCGAGTTCGACGTCGACGTCGTCGTCACCCGGACCGACCGACCCCACCATCTGGAGATGACGGCGGTCGGCCACGCGCCGCGAAACGAGTTCGAGACGACCGCCGAGATGCACTTAGAGGAAACCGATGACGGTGGAACGAAGGTCGTCTGGTCGGCGACCGCCGACGTCTCGGGAACGATCGCGAGTCTGGGCGGGCGCGCACTCAAGAGCGTGACCAACCGACTCGTCAAGAAGTTCTTCTCCTGTATGGAGGGCAAAGTCGAGGAGGGCGTCGAGGCCGAGTCCGAACTCGAGGCCGCCCCGGAAGAGGACGCGGATCTCGACGTCGAGGCCGAGAGCGCCGACGCGGACGCAGAAGCCTCGGACTGA
- a CDS encoding FAD binding domain-containing protein — MKPAPFTHHRPETVDEVLELLEELEDVELLAGNQSLGIVMANRLATPEHLVDLNGVDELAYVDVDDDRIRIGAMTRHRTIERSETLAEVVPMFPEAAEQIAGPAVRNRGTVGGSIGEADPAGNYPAALAALEGTLHLRSAEGERSVPVDEYFVAYMFTDLRENELIESVSIPREPFPTDRTGMAFLELKRAAQTWPTVSAAGAIRVDDPTADDPVVEDARLALANAADIPLRVPDAESELEGEPLSDGALDAAAETVSATVDPEGEMHADREYKEEVAGEYAKRSLETAYERAIDR, encoded by the coding sequence ATGAAGCCTGCCCCGTTTACTCACCACCGGCCCGAGACCGTCGACGAGGTACTGGAGCTACTCGAGGAGCTAGAGGACGTGGAACTGCTCGCCGGGAACCAGTCCCTCGGCATCGTGATGGCCAACCGGCTGGCGACGCCGGAGCACCTCGTCGATTTGAACGGTGTCGACGAGCTCGCGTACGTGGACGTCGACGACGACCGCATTCGAATCGGCGCGATGACGCGCCACCGAACGATAGAGCGCTCTGAGACACTCGCTGAGGTCGTTCCGATGTTCCCCGAAGCCGCCGAGCAGATCGCCGGTCCTGCGGTGCGCAACCGGGGAACCGTCGGCGGGAGCATCGGCGAGGCCGATCCGGCGGGGAACTATCCGGCCGCACTCGCCGCGCTCGAGGGGACGCTACACCTCCGGTCGGCCGAGGGGGAGCGATCGGTTCCCGTCGACGAGTACTTCGTCGCCTACATGTTCACGGACCTTCGGGAGAACGAGCTCATCGAGAGCGTTTCCATCCCCCGCGAACCGTTCCCGACCGATCGTACCGGGATGGCGTTTCTCGAACTGAAACGGGCAGCCCAGACGTGGCCGACCGTGAGCGCTGCCGGCGCGATCCGAGTCGACGACCCGACGGCCGACGACCCGGTCGTCGAGGACGCTCGCCTCGCGCTGGCCAACGCCGCCGACATCCCGCTGCGAGTCCCCGATGCCGAGTCGGAACTGGAAGGCGAGCCCCTCTCCGATGGGGCCCTCGACGCGGCCGCCGAAACTGTCTCGGCGACCGTCGATCCGGAAGGCGAGATGCACGCAGACAGAGAGTACAAAGAAGAGGTTGCCGGCGAGTACGCGAAACGCTCGCTCGAGACGGCCTACGAACGCGCGATCGACCGCTGA